One Fibrobacter sp. UWB16 DNA window includes the following coding sequences:
- a CDS encoding porin family protein has translation MLKKLILAALVVTSAVFAQNNFKFGAHAAGSFGTAWGDNTDLLEIGWGAGFNVGAEAKYVVNPMFSVVAGLGIDYRRISWDYGEMMKKTFGAFMDEDDLYSQIEFYSQFSGYSGINRAQAEKVMDMFYSMKVTFSFLYIDIPVVARINPVPNFFIDAGAYLGINVSASATREVESLGMEDTEDIDGDMKSTVDFGLIAGLGYSITDKIDINFRAVFGLTNMIDMDKVGSSAVNFASNASSYGSSYYGFDEEDEEDEEDEDSSTSFGFKNMRFHLGVTFWFM, from the coding sequence ATGCTTAAAAAGCTCATTTTGGCAGCTCTTGTTGTGACGAGTGCTGTATTTGCACAGAATAACTTTAAGTTTGGTGCTCATGCTGCCGGTAGTTTTGGTACAGCTTGGGGCGACAATACCGACTTGCTCGAAATTGGCTGGGGCGCTGGTTTTAATGTCGGTGCTGAAGCTAAGTATGTTGTGAACCCGATGTTCTCTGTTGTGGCTGGTCTTGGTATTGATTATCGCCGAATTTCTTGGGATTATGGCGAAATGATGAAGAAAACGTTTGGTGCGTTTATGGATGAAGATGATTTATATAGCCAAATTGAATTTTATAGCCAATTTAGTGGATATAGTGGAATTAATAGAGCTCAAGCAGAAAAGGTGATGGATATGTTTTATAGCATGAAAGTTACGTTCTCTTTCCTGTACATCGATATTCCTGTGGTAGCCCGTATTAATCCGGTCCCGAATTTCTTTATTGATGCCGGTGCTTATTTGGGTATTAACGTAAGTGCTAGCGCAACGAGAGAAGTCGAATCGCTTGGTATGGAAGATACTGAAGATATCGATGGTGATATGAAGAGCACTGTGGACTTTGGTCTTATTGCGGGTCTTGGCTATTCTATTACGGATAAGATTGATATCAATTTCCGTGCTGTATTTGGCTTGACGAATATGATTGACATGGATAAGGTCGGTTCTTCTGCTGTAAACTTTGCTAGCAACGCCTCCAGCTATGGTTCTAGCTACTATGGCTTCGATGAAGAAGACGAAGAAGATGAAGAAGATGAAGACTCTTCTACAAGTTTCGGCTTCAAGAACATGCGTTTCCATCTCGGTGTGACCTTCTGGTTCATGTAA
- a CDS encoding MBL fold metallo-hydrolase, whose translation MNENKYIHNALRQIHVDTPCSPISGFSISGLATYIQIPELDFCIDMGECPLSAIPLNHVFLTHAHGDHARCLMRHHSLRKMMGVERDSVYYMPECVSENAKAWIKAEALFEGVGEAKFRYPEIEPVVAGELQFLRYRKDLALEAFEVKHSIPAMGGTLYFYKKKLKDEFLGKTPTEIIELRKNGVEITREVYEPLVSFMGDCLGESLLDNSRVFQSKVLITECTFLDDGEEAMSKKKGHSHLKDIVHALNELDDEIKCEKIILSHFSMKYSERHIREMLDKAIPEKFKERIVAFI comes from the coding sequence GTGAACGAAAACAAGTACATACACAACGCTCTGCGGCAGATTCATGTGGATACGCCCTGTTCTCCCATTTCCGGATTCTCGATTTCCGGACTTGCAACATACATCCAAATTCCAGAGCTCGATTTTTGCATTGACATGGGCGAATGCCCGCTCTCGGCTATTCCCCTGAACCACGTGTTCCTGACGCACGCCCACGGCGACCATGCCCGTTGCCTGATGCGTCACCACAGTTTGCGCAAGATGATGGGCGTGGAACGCGACAGCGTTTATTACATGCCTGAATGCGTGAGCGAAAACGCAAAGGCTTGGATCAAGGCAGAAGCTTTATTCGAAGGTGTTGGCGAAGCGAAATTCCGCTACCCGGAAATTGAACCGGTTGTCGCAGGCGAATTGCAATTTTTGAGATACCGCAAGGACCTCGCGCTCGAAGCGTTCGAAGTCAAGCACTCCATCCCGGCAATGGGCGGCACGCTCTACTTTTACAAGAAGAAACTCAAGGACGAATTCCTCGGAAAGACTCCGACCGAAATTATTGAACTCCGCAAGAACGGGGTCGAAATCACGCGTGAAGTTTACGAGCCGCTCGTAAGCTTTATGGGCGATTGCCTTGGCGAAAGCCTGCTCGACAACAGTCGCGTTTTCCAGTCGAAGGTGCTGATTACAGAATGCACGTTCCTCGACGATGGCGAAGAAGCGATGAGCAAAAAGAAGGGCCACAGCCACTTGAAAGACATCGTGCATGCGCTCAACGAACTTGACGACGAAATCAAGTGCGAAAAAATCATATTGAGTCATTTCTCGATGAAGTATTCAGAAAGGCACATCCGCGAGATGCTTGACAAGGCCATCCCGGAGAAGTTTAAGGAGAGGATTGTAGCGTTTATTTAG
- the recN gene encoding DNA repair protein RecN, protein MLKQLTINSFTLIAEASVPFHEGFTAITGETGAGKSVLMKALRMVCGDKSQASMVRTGEEKAVIEGTFDISNEPEVKQILAKLELDDDDELIIRREILENGKGRARVNGSVVSLSDLQELGESLIQMHGQSEQLLLRDIRTHAKMLDEYAGNNELLINYSKSYNAWNNVLAEIQKTEAHAKDLAQQKDFLKFQYDELSKAALRDGEEEELEEKVNVASKSEAEHNLLNEIQGLIGCDNGILEQVQNLQYKLRSLAQKIPHYEEDLNALVEVADPFEGICKDLQRLRPSKSMSPVEIDRANSRIATIQKLKRKYRTDVAGLIALTEQRKQELDSLENLDADLDELKRKAEAHKAETYRLASSLTEKRKEAAQRFDSAVQEILHSLGMPKAKFFTSITEQDPTPNGADRIEFLLAPNPGEGEKSLQKAVSGGELSRVLLAIKSVMAELDKVPLLIFDEVDSGISGETGNSIGEALRNLGKHHQVLTITHLHQVASRAQNQLAVSKKEIDGRTFTSIIDLDNNGRIEEIARMLGGTSETVRTHAKQLLENNL, encoded by the coding sequence ATGTTAAAGCAACTCACAATAAACAGCTTTACACTCATTGCCGAAGCAAGCGTCCCGTTCCATGAAGGTTTTACCGCAATCACGGGTGAAACTGGCGCCGGCAAGTCCGTCTTGATGAAAGCGCTCCGCATGGTCTGCGGAGACAAGTCGCAAGCGTCGATGGTCCGCACAGGCGAAGAAAAGGCGGTCATCGAAGGGACATTCGACATTTCGAACGAACCCGAAGTCAAACAAATTCTTGCAAAGTTAGAACTCGATGACGACGATGAACTCATCATCCGCCGCGAGATTCTTGAAAACGGAAAGGGACGCGCCCGCGTGAACGGTTCTGTCGTCAGTCTCTCGGATTTGCAGGAGCTTGGAGAATCGCTTATCCAGATGCACGGGCAGAGCGAACAGCTGTTATTGCGCGATATTCGCACACATGCAAAGATGCTCGATGAATACGCGGGCAACAACGAATTGCTGATAAACTATTCAAAAAGCTACAACGCCTGGAACAACGTTCTCGCCGAAATTCAAAAGACTGAAGCGCACGCCAAAGATCTGGCGCAGCAAAAGGACTTTTTGAAATTCCAATACGATGAACTTTCCAAGGCGGCACTCCGCGATGGCGAAGAAGAAGAGCTTGAAGAAAAAGTCAACGTTGCAAGCAAGAGCGAAGCGGAACACAATCTGCTGAATGAAATTCAGGGATTGATCGGTTGCGACAACGGCATCTTGGAACAGGTCCAGAACCTTCAGTACAAGTTGCGCAGCCTTGCGCAAAAGATTCCGCATTACGAAGAAGACTTGAATGCCCTCGTCGAAGTCGCGGACCCGTTCGAAGGAATTTGCAAGGACCTGCAGAGGCTCCGCCCGTCAAAGTCCATGAGCCCCGTCGAAATCGACCGAGCCAATTCTCGAATTGCAACGATTCAAAAACTCAAGCGCAAGTACCGCACCGATGTCGCAGGGCTTATCGCGCTCACCGAACAACGTAAGCAGGAACTCGACAGTCTCGAGAATCTCGACGCCGACCTCGATGAGCTCAAACGCAAAGCAGAAGCACACAAAGCAGAGACCTACCGCTTGGCATCAAGTCTCACCGAGAAGCGTAAAGAAGCTGCCCAGCGCTTTGACTCGGCCGTGCAAGAAATCTTGCACAGCCTCGGCATGCCCAAAGCCAAATTCTTTACGAGCATCACGGAGCAGGACCCGACACCAAACGGCGCAGACCGCATCGAATTCTTGCTCGCCCCGAACCCGGGCGAAGGCGAAAAGTCGTTGCAAAAGGCAGTCTCCGGCGGTGAACTCAGCCGTGTGCTGCTAGCCATCAAGAGCGTCATGGCAGAACTCGACAAGGTCCCGCTCCTGATTTTCGACGAAGTGGATTCCGGAATTTCGGGCGAAACGGGCAATAGCATTGGCGAAGCACTGCGCAATTTGGGCAAGCACCACCAGGTGCTCACCATCACCCACTTGCATCAAGTCGCAAGCCGAGCCCAAAATCAGCTCGCCGTGAGCAAGAAAGAGATTGACGGAAGGACATTTACGTCCATTATTGACCTCGACAACAACGGACGTATCGAAGAAATTGCTAGAATGTTAGGTGGAACTTCGGAAACAGTCCGCACCCATGCAAAGCAACTGTTGGAGAATAATTTATGA
- a CDS encoding histidine phosphatase family protein codes for MHKISRISLAFTGAILSASLLAACGDDSSPTSFDNQSNVASSSSNALTAQNSSSSTTLLPASSADIASSADAASSSSAIVQNGESSSSAEIPPSQSSSSAEATPLDPGCVETPVATIALDTNGLADIADVFKSVRCNEKAVFIIRHGERVDGQTGQEVPLTYYEGEPDSIGGEPTDGVRQALAVGKKLISAEEFVFSHTNFVRTEQTCQNIALGRGQATFPHDTTSLYSINWFKKDSERYKFYDDSTTNVRLVIAGWAFDNLYADAFYDLKEKSEEIVKKDIAPGYASMNKYRVICTHDDFILPFSVYVSNGAVNYKYHVTSHWPYFLTGVAVIIDNKDQIRYVPFRGLGVGVE; via the coding sequence ATGCATAAAATTTCTCGCATTTCTTTAGCTTTTACCGGCGCAATTCTTTCTGCCTCGCTCTTGGCAGCCTGCGGCGACGACAGCTCGCCCACCTCATTTGACAACCAGAGCAACGTGGCATCGAGTTCTTCAAACGCGCTGACAGCGCAAAATTCAAGTTCTTCCACGACTTTGCTTCCGGCAAGTTCCGCAGATATCGCAAGCTCTGCTGACGCCGCAAGCTCCAGTTCCGCAATCGTTCAAAATGGAGAGTCCAGCTCTTCTGCAGAAATTCCGCCGTCACAGTCCAGCTCCTCGGCAGAAGCAACACCGCTCGATCCGGGCTGCGTCGAAACACCAGTCGCCACAATTGCCCTTGACACCAACGGACTTGCTGACATCGCCGACGTATTCAAGAGCGTCCGCTGCAACGAAAAGGCAGTGTTCATCATCCGCCACGGAGAACGCGTAGACGGTCAAACCGGTCAAGAAGTCCCTCTCACCTATTATGAAGGTGAACCAGACTCCATCGGCGGAGAGCCCACAGACGGAGTCCGTCAAGCCCTCGCAGTCGGCAAAAAACTCATCAGCGCAGAAGAATTCGTATTTTCACACACCAACTTCGTTCGCACAGAACAGACATGCCAAAACATAGCCCTCGGCCGTGGACAAGCGACATTCCCGCACGACACAACCAGTCTGTATTCCATCAACTGGTTCAAGAAGGATAGCGAACGCTACAAGTTCTACGATGATTCTACAACGAATGTCCGTCTCGTCATTGCAGGCTGGGCATTCGACAACCTCTATGCCGACGCATTCTACGATCTCAAGGAAAAATCCGAAGAAATCGTGAAAAAAGACATCGCCCCGGGCTACGCCTCCATGAACAAGTACCGCGTCATCTGCACTCATGATGACTTTATACTCCCGTTCAGCGTATACGTTTCTAACGGAGCCGTAAACTACAAATACCACGTCACAAGCCACTGGCCGTACTTCCTCACCGGTGTCGCTGTCATTATCGACAACAAGGACCAGATCAGATACGTGCCATTCAGAGGACTTGGCGTCGGCGTGGAATAA
- a CDS encoding tRNA (guanosine(46)-N(7))-methyltransferase TrmB encodes MAEEINNEILEEEKAPKEVVIPEFYRDLSQDPQMKALWHYVFRTNGDRKPIKTPDGKPHKLDFTWKDMFPNENGHIEVEIGSGKGNFMTDYAEKHPDYFIMGSEWDFTWAAFAHERMEKRGIVAQGNAAMLRGDVFYFLRDAVKDNTVDAFHMYFPDPWPKERHHKNRLLRPDFLDEVARCLKPGKRIFYWGTDHKEYNEIALETFDAYPTCKVLVRNTAEPTEGITTGFERKYKKEGRPIYRSIIEFEK; translated from the coding sequence ATGGCAGAAGAAATCAACAACGAAATTTTAGAAGAAGAAAAGGCTCCGAAGGAAGTCGTGATTCCGGAGTTTTACCGCGACTTGAGTCAGGACCCGCAAATGAAGGCGCTGTGGCATTATGTGTTCCGCACAAATGGCGACCGCAAGCCCATCAAGACTCCGGACGGAAAGCCGCACAAGCTCGACTTCACCTGGAAGGACATGTTCCCGAACGAAAACGGACACATCGAAGTCGAAATCGGAAGTGGCAAGGGCAACTTCATGACGGACTATGCCGAGAAGCATCCGGACTACTTTATCATGGGTAGCGAATGGGACTTCACGTGGGCAGCATTTGCACACGAACGCATGGAAAAGCGCGGTATCGTTGCACAGGGCAATGCCGCCATGTTGCGCGGTGACGTTTTCTACTTCTTGCGCGACGCCGTAAAGGATAACACCGTGGATGCATTCCACATGTACTTCCCGGACCCGTGGCCAAAGGAACGCCACCACAAGAACCGCTTGCTCCGCCCCGACTTTCTCGATGAAGTCGCACGTTGCTTAAAGCCGGGCAAGCGCATTTTCTACTGGGGTACTGACCACAAGGAATACAACGAAATCGCTCTTGAAACATTCGATGCCTATCCGACTTGCAAGGTGCTTGTCCGCAATACGGCAGAACCCACCGAAGGCATCACGACCGGTTTCGAACGCAAGTACAAGAAAGAAGGCAGACCTATTTACAGAAGTATTATTGAGTTTGAGAAGTAG
- a CDS encoding pyridoxal phosphate-dependent aminotransferase produces MRRRLLSEGAKELSYEIREIVKKANQLKALGLPIHWENIGDPIEKKCQVPDWIKDIVVDLVRTNRSYGYCPSKGMLETREFLVKENNKLGGAQINVDDILFFNGLGDAIATIYGLLSMNTRIIGPAPAYSTHSSAEAAHAHTAPITYRLQPENHWYPDLEELENKVKYNPSIAGILILNPDNPTGMVYPLEILQKIVDIAKRYGLFIICDEIYNKITYNGAHAYALAEYIGDVPGIALKGISKEYPWPGARCGWAEYYNRDKDEQFDAFCRAIDNAKMVEVCSTTLPQMTIPRVLGDKRFMEHRKALNEKIGRRSAIINEILSDIPELYFNPTYGAFYNTIIFREGTLNNHQTLKIDNPIIKKKVEEWCSKTTNLDYRFVYYLLGAKGICVVPSTSFCTDLKGFRVTLLEEDEDELRSVFTTIHDAIIEYLHS; encoded by the coding sequence TTGCCAATCCATTGGGAAAACATCGGCGACCCGATTGAAAAGAAATGCCAGGTTCCCGACTGGATCAAGGACATTGTTGTGGACCTCGTCCGCACAAACCGCAGCTACGGCTACTGCCCCTCCAAGGGCATGCTCGAGACCCGCGAATTCCTGGTGAAGGAGAACAACAAGCTCGGCGGTGCACAGATCAACGTCGATGACATCCTGTTCTTCAACGGCCTCGGTGACGCCATCGCCACCATCTATGGCCTGCTCTCGATGAACACCCGTATCATCGGACCGGCCCCGGCCTACTCTACGCATAGCTCTGCCGAAGCCGCCCATGCTCACACGGCACCGATTACCTACCGTCTGCAGCCGGAAAACCACTGGTACCCGGACCTCGAAGAACTCGAGAACAAGGTGAAGTACAACCCGAGCATCGCGGGCATCTTGATTTTGAACCCGGACAATCCGACCGGCATGGTCTACCCGCTCGAAATCCTCCAGAAGATTGTTGACATTGCCAAGCGCTACGGCCTCTTCATCATCTGCGACGAAATCTATAACAAGATTACGTACAATGGCGCCCATGCTTATGCGCTCGCTGAATACATCGGCGATGTCCCGGGCATTGCGCTCAAGGGCATTTCCAAGGAATACCCGTGGCCGGGTGCTCGTTGCGGCTGGGCAGAATACTACAACCGTGACAAGGACGAACAGTTCGACGCCTTCTGCCGCGCTATCGACAACGCCAAGATGGTCGAAGTTTGCTCCACGACGCTCCCGCAGATGACGATTCCGCGCGTTCTCGGCGACAAGCGTTTTATGGAACACCGCAAGGCCTTGAACGAAAAGATCGGCCGCAGGAGCGCCATCATCAACGAAATCCTCTCCGACATTCCGGAGCTGTATTTCAACCCGACTTACGGCGCATTCTACAACACCATCATCTTCCGCGAAGGGACTCTCAACAATCACCAGACACTGAAGATCGACAATCCGATTATCAAGAAGAAAGTCGAAGAATGGTGCAGCAAGACGACGAATCTCGACTATCGTTTCGTGTACTATCTCTTGGGCGCAAAGGGCATCTGCGTTGTGCCGAGTACAAGCTTCTGCACGGACCTCAAGGGCTTCCGCGTGACGCTCTTGGAAGAAGACGAAGACGAGCTCAGAAGCGTGTTCACCACGATTCACGACGCCATCATCGAATACCTGCATAGTTAG
- the pgsA gene encoding CDP-diacylglycerol--glycerol-3-phosphate 3-phosphatidyltransferase — MTEPENTSDVRLRSRIWSVLRALIFICVIIFIWKDWTTMACSFVGIALIMGWVNLFQLKSQEIEKPYYRLWLNTIDGFLQFIVMTSIFVRDLFQNESAEKILGVGCAVLLGRLIAHTLFSLGVLREGKQLPRKRRWSKLANLSITITMGVYLLNLENFQQIMMVISILLIAASTAAYAYWYYRDPAHRKPLSIASQLTMSRIVLTPFFLWVFFYDNDLDYSNNNIVFKVLALVMVLGFMLTDFLDGKLARAMGEVSTLGKYLDPFSDKISNMTIFMCFIATGYAPVWMVALIYFRESSVETLRTLAASEGLVMPARRSGKWKTALQGIGIVAILLGAIDPIRELIPGFNNIWQQFPIVVMGVITAITIISGIDYFYASKHILKKFV, encoded by the coding sequence ATGACAGAACCAGAAAATACATCTGATGTTCGTTTACGTTCACGCATTTGGAGTGTGTTACGAGCACTCATATTTATCTGCGTCATAATCTTCATCTGGAAAGACTGGACCACGATGGCATGTTCCTTTGTGGGTATCGCTCTTATCATGGGTTGGGTCAACTTGTTCCAGCTCAAGAGCCAGGAAATTGAAAAACCGTATTACAGACTTTGGCTTAATACCATTGACGGTTTTTTACAGTTCATCGTGATGACTAGTATTTTCGTCCGAGACCTGTTCCAAAACGAAAGTGCCGAAAAAATTCTAGGTGTCGGTTGCGCCGTTTTGCTGGGGCGATTAATCGCGCACACGCTATTCTCGCTCGGAGTTCTCCGCGAAGGCAAGCAACTCCCCCGCAAGCGCCGTTGGAGCAAGCTCGCCAATTTATCCATTACAATTACGATGGGCGTGTACTTGCTGAACTTGGAAAATTTCCAACAAATTATGATGGTGATTTCCATTTTGCTCATCGCCGCCTCCACAGCCGCTTACGCTTACTGGTACTACCGCGACCCAGCACACAGAAAACCGCTTTCGATTGCAAGCCAGCTCACCATGAGCCGCATTGTGCTCACGCCGTTTTTCCTCTGGGTATTTTTCTACGATAACGATCTGGACTACAGCAACAACAATATCGTTTTCAAAGTCTTGGCTCTCGTGATGGTGCTTGGCTTTATGCTCACCGACTTTTTGGATGGCAAGCTTGCCCGCGCGATGGGCGAAGTCAGCACACTCGGCAAGTACCTCGATCCGTTCAGCGACAAGATTTCGAACATGACGATTTTCATGTGCTTCATCGCCACAGGTTATGCGCCTGTGTGGATGGTCGCCCTGATTTACTTCCGCGAATCTAGCGTGGAGACTCTCAGAACTCTCGCCGCAAGCGAAGGCCTTGTAATGCCCGCACGCCGCAGTGGCAAATGGAAAACTGCATTGCAGGGGATTGGCATTGTAGCAATTCTCCTCGGAGCAATTGACCCCATCCGCGAATTGATTCCAGGATTCAACAACATTTGGCAGCAGTTCCCGATTGTGGTGATGGGCGTCATAACCGCCATTACAATCATCAGTGGAATTGATTATTTCTACGCCAGCAAGCACATTTTGAAAAAATTCGTATAG
- a CDS encoding exodeoxyribonuclease III, with protein MKIYSWNVNGIRSVLKKGFEDWFTATDPDVLCLQEVRAEKSQVAEVASREGYYTYWNACKRKKGYSGVAVYSKIEPDAVNYGFDIEEFDVEGRVLQLVFPDWVLNCIYFPNGGQGDDRLDYKLRFYDAFLENCKQWLADGKHVVTVGDYNTCHKEIDIARPKENENVSGFLPIERAWMDKYVENGFVDTFRTLHPDTRDAYSWWSNRFGARERNVGWRLDYGFVDAALMPNVVSSEILSDVKGSDHCPICLELEPPFLPIPIKKSEDI; from the coding sequence ATGAAGATCTACAGCTGGAACGTCAACGGTATTCGTTCCGTACTGAAAAAAGGCTTTGAAGATTGGTTCACTGCGACCGATCCCGATGTGCTTTGCCTTCAGGAAGTCCGCGCTGAAAAAAGCCAGGTCGCTGAAGTTGCAAGCCGTGAAGGCTATTATACCTACTGGAACGCTTGCAAGCGCAAGAAGGGTTACAGTGGTGTGGCCGTGTATTCAAAGATTGAACCGGATGCGGTCAACTACGGCTTTGATATCGAGGAATTCGATGTTGAAGGCCGTGTGCTCCAGCTGGTGTTCCCGGATTGGGTGCTTAATTGCATTTACTTCCCGAATGGTGGCCAAGGGGACGATCGCCTGGATTACAAGCTCCGCTTTTATGACGCATTCCTTGAAAACTGTAAACAATGGTTGGCCGATGGCAAGCATGTGGTGACCGTAGGGGATTACAATACCTGCCACAAGGAAATCGATATTGCACGTCCGAAGGAAAACGAGAACGTGAGCGGTTTCTTGCCGATTGAACGCGCCTGGATGGACAAGTACGTCGAAAACGGCTTTGTCGATACATTCCGCACGTTGCATCCGGATACCCGCGATGCCTATTCCTGGTGGTCAAATCGCTTTGGCGCCCGTGAACGCAATGTCGGTTGGCGTTTGGATTACGGCTTTGTCGATGCAGCGCTCATGCCTAATGTGGTGAGCTCCGAAATTTTGAGCGATGTCAAAGGTTCGGACCATTGCCCGATTTGCTTGGAACTGGAACCGCCGTTCCTCCCAATCCCCATCAAGAAATCGGAAGACATCTAG
- the mqnE gene encoding aminofutalosine synthase MqnE: protein MSRISEQEALDLFLNAPLNELCARANAEKETRHGKSVYWVNNRQINYTNVCVLHCKFCAFSRIKKDSPTAYDWNYETIRDKAAEAISKGARELHIVGGLHPDHPFDYYIEMLRKLRKEFPSANLKAFTAVEICHFAKISGQTPEQIMATLKDAGLDALPGGGAEILVQSVRDKICPGKETGEEWLDVHRAAHKLGIPTNATMLFGHIEKIEDRIAHMKMLRDLQDEAPGFFAFIPLVYHPEHNALHQIVPNITSEEDILRTVAVSRLFLDNFPHIKAYWIQMGIETAMKALHAGASDLDGTIIEEKITHAAGATVPVGMSPERMHDLIKKEGLVPVERDALYEKFS, encoded by the coding sequence ATGTCTCGCATTTCAGAACAAGAAGCTCTCGATTTATTTTTGAACGCACCGCTCAATGAACTTTGCGCACGCGCCAATGCTGAAAAAGAAACGCGCCACGGCAAGTCCGTTTACTGGGTGAACAACCGCCAAATCAACTACACGAACGTGTGCGTGCTGCACTGCAAATTCTGCGCATTCAGCCGCATCAAGAAAGATAGTCCGACCGCTTACGACTGGAATTACGAAACCATCCGCGACAAGGCCGCCGAAGCCATTAGCAAAGGCGCCCGCGAATTGCACATTGTTGGCGGGCTCCATCCCGACCATCCGTTCGATTACTATATCGAGATGTTGCGCAAGCTCCGCAAGGAATTTCCGTCTGCAAACTTGAAAGCTTTTACCGCCGTTGAAATTTGCCACTTCGCCAAGATTTCTGGCCAGACACCCGAACAGATTATGGCAACGCTCAAGGACGCAGGCCTTGACGCCCTCCCGGGCGGCGGCGCCGAAATTTTAGTACAAAGTGTACGCGACAAGATTTGCCCGGGCAAGGAAACAGGCGAAGAATGGCTCGATGTCCATCGCGCTGCGCACAAGCTCGGCATTCCGACGAATGCGACCATGCTCTTCGGCCATATCGAAAAGATTGAAGACCGCATCGCGCACATGAAGATGCTCCGCGACTTGCAAGACGAGGCTCCGGGATTTTTCGCATTCATCCCGCTCGTGTACCATCCGGAACACAATGCGCTCCACCAGATTGTTCCGAACATCACAAGCGAAGAAGACATATTGCGCACGGTCGCCGTTTCTCGTTTGTTCTTGGACAACTTTCCGCACATCAAGGCCTACTGGATCCAGATGGGCATCGAGACTGCCATGAAGGCACTCCACGCCGGCGCATCGGATTTGGACGGTACGATTATCGAAGAGAAAATTACGCATGCCGCAGGCGCCACGGTTCCCGTGGGCATGAGCCCGGAACGCATGCATGACCTCATCAAAAAAGAAGGCCTCGTTCCGGTGGAACGAGACGCTTTGTACGAAAAATTCTCGTAA
- the rfbD gene encoding dTDP-4-dehydrorhamnose reductase: protein MKVLVTGVGGQLGHDVMNELAKRGYEGVGSDIAPTYSGVADGSAVTTMPYVPMDITNAAAVAETIKSVKPDVIVHCAAWTAVDLAEDDDKKAKVFAINAEGTENIARVAKEIDAKMVYISTDYVFNGRGTSPWKPDCKDYEPLNVYGESKLKGELAVSGTLEKYFIVRIAWVFGLNGKNFIKTMLKVGETHDTVRVVYDQIGTPTYTLDLSRLLVDMIETDKYGYYHATNEGGFISWYEFTKEIYKQAGLPTKVLPVTTAEYGLSKAARPFNSRLDKSKLVEAGFKPLPTWQDALGRYLKEIGVIA, encoded by the coding sequence ATGAAAGTTTTGGTAACTGGTGTCGGTGGCCAGCTGGGTCACGATGTGATGAACGAACTTGCAAAGCGTGGCTACGAAGGTGTCGGTAGCGATATCGCTCCTACATATTCCGGTGTGGCCGATGGAAGCGCTGTGACCACGATGCCTTATGTTCCGATGGATATTACGAATGCTGCTGCGGTTGCAGAAACGATCAAGAGCGTGAAACCGGATGTGATTGTGCATTGCGCTGCCTGGACGGCAGTGGACCTTGCCGAAGACGATGACAAGAAGGCGAAGGTCTTTGCAATTAACGCCGAAGGCACGGAAAACATCGCCCGCGTTGCGAAAGAAATTGATGCAAAGATGGTCTACATCAGCACGGACTACGTGTTTAATGGTCGCGGCACTTCTCCGTGGAAACCGGACTGCAAGGATTACGAACCGCTCAACGTCTATGGCGAATCCAAGCTCAAGGGCGAACTTGCCGTGAGCGGAACGCTTGAAAAGTATTTCATTGTGCGTATCGCCTGGGTATTCGGCCTCAATGGCAAGAACTTCATCAAGACGATGCTCAAGGTGGGCGAGACTCACGACACCGTCCGCGTTGTTTACGACCAAATCGGTACACCGACTTACACGCTCGACTTGAGCCGCCTCCTCGTCGATATGATTGAAACGGACAAGTACGGCTACTATCACGCCACGAACGAAGGCGGATTCATCAGCTGGTATGAATTCACCAAGGAAATCTACAAGCAGGCTGGGCTCCCGACTAAGGTGTTGCCGGTGACGACGGCGGAATACGGACTCTCGAAGGCCGCACGTCCGTTCAATAGCCGCTTGGACAAGAGCAAACTCGTGGAAGCTGGTTTCAAGCCACTCCCCACATGGCAGGATGCTCTCGGCCGCTACCTCAAGGAAATCGGCGTGATTGCGTAG